One Rhodothermales bacterium genomic window, GCACGCTTCGGCGATGTGTTCAAGCAGCCACGCCCTCAATTCCTCGATATTGGCCTGCAAATCGACCCGCTGTTTATCGGCGATGCGCGGCGCATAGTCGATCATGGGGCCCACGACGGTGCAGGCCTCGACGTGGTCGCTGATGACGGCTGCGTAGCTCGTTTCGATGCCGTCTTCCTCGCTCTGCGCGGGGTCGCCGCCGGGCAGGCTCGGGGTATAACCGAGGCCGATGAGCACATAACGCACGAGCGCGGCCTCGTCTTCGCTCACGATGTCGACGTACACGCGAGGACGTTCGGCGCCGGGATCCTGCGCCGGCTTTTTTTCGCCGCTGCCGCCCAGGATGTACGCGGCGAGCTCACCCACCTTGCCCGGTAGCTGCACGATCATCTCGATCAGGTCCGGTGCGGTAAGCCGGGCATGCGGCATCCGGCGGTAAGAATCCACGAGGACGTAGGGTGAACCGCTGTGCCCGATGCCGGCGATTTTGACCAGGAGGTTGGCGCTCCGCACCAGGTTGCCGAGCGTTCCGAAAACGACATCCGGTTTTTCGTGATGCTGCTCGATGGCATGGATGAGCGAATCCGGCAGCCGCCACTGACGGCCGACGATCGCGCCGATGTTGGCGTGCGTGTGCCCGATGCGTTGCTGTTCGAGCTTGAAGAGCGGCTTGTCCGCCGTGGCGGACTCCACCAGCAGCTGGCCATAGGCCGCGCCGCTATGGTGCAGCATCACCAGCTTGCCAAAATCGTGCAGCAGGCCGCAGGTGAAGGCCTCCTCCGGATAGGGCATGCCCGTACGGGACGCCAGGTACCGCGCCGCGATCGCGACGGCGACGGAGTGTTTCCAGAAGCCCTCGTCCCCGCCGGGCCAGGTGACGCGCGACGCGGCCTTCAGGCTCCGCATGGCATCGATCATCACGATATCGATGACGGCGTCGCGACCCAGGGTCACGAGCGCCCGCGCCAGGT contains:
- a CDS encoding HDOD domain-containing protein, with product MQAITGAIPSPPLLAFKVLKLARQEPLDFGAISRIIATDASLSSTLMKYANSSRNGLRRPITDLARALVTLGRDAVIDIVMIDAMRSLKAASRVTWPGGDEGFWKHSVAVAIAARYLASRTGMPYPEEAFTCGLLHDFGKLVMLHHSGAAYGQLLVESATADKPLFKLEQQRIGHTHANIGAIVGRQWRLPDSLIHAIEQHHEKPDVVFGTLGNLVRSANLLVKIAGIGHSGSPYVLVDSYRRMPHARLTAPDLIEMIVQLPGKVGELAAYILGGSGEKKPAQDPGAERPRVYVDIVSEDEAALVRYVLIGLGYTPSLPGGDPAQSEEDGIETSYAAVISDHVEACTVVGPMIDYAPRIADKQRVDLQANIEELRAWLLEHIAEACPS